The following are encoded together in the Poseidonibacter lekithochrous genome:
- a CDS encoding ATP-binding protein: MKNIKYPLLVIYIFICFIVLSLINLHSNKLIDTELENSIKDLKLHYNITTYHNKKSAEFIFLEIRKNKKIIEILGKALNASPSELVILRKELYSILSHRFETMKTKGIKILTFATPDNKTFLRVHKEDKFEDDLSSIREGIVLVNKTKRKSYGFEQGKISHAFRNIYPIFNSKNEYLGCVDIGFDSEHIQKTITDVNKMHSHFLVNKTIVDRSIWKDEGYSSSYKQSIEHKDFFISEVKDVNHVKIDISKRTIDKRQDFINNKIANAKEFAIYGLEDDDLIVISFIPISNILKSTKSAAYIVSYTYNPQIVKIIKLTQIINVIAFILMVIVLYLINKQNGHKEELSVEVDKKTKELKELNENLEAKIEYETKRNRQKDKQIYDHAKNAQMGEMIGNIAHQWRQPLSLISTVASGLKLKIEFDLFEKKDAIKELESLNNTAQHLSETIDIFRDYIKNEKKLEKVILQDRLDYALAIVGPSLNSKHIKLINKIDYEDRINIEIVVGELSQVLINIFNNAKDVLDEKEIKDKWVKISIKKSEKVVTIYIEDNAGGIKDDVLPKIFDPYFTTKHQSQGTGIGLYMSAQIVEKHLHGSLYAKNSDNGAVFVIEIPYNN, from the coding sequence ATGAAAAACATAAAATATCCTTTATTAGTAATATATATCTTCATATGCTTTATAGTACTCTCTTTAATTAACCTACACTCCAATAAACTTATTGATACAGAGTTAGAAAACAGTATTAAAGATTTAAAACTTCATTATAATATTACTACTTATCATAATAAAAAAAGTGCAGAATTTATATTTTTAGAAATAAGAAAAAATAAAAAAATAATAGAAATCTTAGGTAAAGCATTAAATGCTTCTCCTTCTGAGTTAGTCATTCTAAGAAAAGAGTTATATTCAATTTTATCCCATAGATTTGAAACAATGAAAACAAAAGGTATTAAGATTTTAACTTTTGCCACTCCTGATAATAAAACATTTTTAAGAGTTCACAAAGAAGACAAGTTTGAAGATGATTTATCCTCAATTCGAGAAGGTATTGTTCTTGTAAATAAAACAAAAAGAAAATCTTATGGTTTTGAGCAAGGAAAAATATCCCATGCTTTTAGAAATATTTATCCAATATTTAATAGTAAAAATGAGTATTTAGGTTGTGTTGATATTGGTTTTGATTCAGAACATATTCAAAAAACAATTACCGATGTAAATAAAATGCATTCACATTTCTTAGTAAATAAAACAATTGTTGATAGAAGTATTTGGAAGGATGAAGGTTATTCCTCTTCATATAAACAAAGTATTGAGCATAAAGATTTCTTTATTTCTGAAGTAAAAGATGTTAATCACGTGAAAATTGATATTTCAAAAAGAACTATTGATAAAAGGCAAGATTTTATAAATAATAAAATTGCTAATGCTAAAGAGTTTGCTATTTATGGATTAGAAGATGATGACTTAATTGTAATCTCTTTTATTCCTATCTCAAATATTTTAAAAAGTACAAAATCAGCCGCTTATATAGTCTCTTATACTTATAATCCGCAAATTGTAAAGATAATAAAACTAACACAAATTATAAATGTGATTGCTTTTATCTTAATGGTTATAGTTTTATATCTAATCAATAAACAAAATGGTCACAAAGAAGAGTTAAGTGTTGAAGTAGATAAAAAAACAAAAGAGTTAAAAGAGTTAAACGAAAATCTAGAAGCAAAAATTGAGTATGAAACAAAAAGAAATAGACAAAAAGATAAACAAATATATGACCATGCTAAAAATGCTCAAATGGGAGAAATGATAGGTAATATCGCCCACCAATGGAGACAACCATTGAGTTTAATTAGTACAGTTGCTAGTGGTTTAAAACTGAAAATAGAGTTTGATTTATTTGAGAAAAAAGATGCAATAAAAGAGCTTGAATCTCTAAATAATACAGCTCAACATTTATCTGAAACAATTGATATCTTTAGAGATTATATTAAAAATGAAAAGAAACTTGAAAAAGTGATTTTACAAGATAGATTAGATTATGCTTTAGCAATTGTGGGACCTTCATTAAATAGTAAACATATCAAACTTATTAACAAAATAGATTATGAAGATAGAATAAACATAGAAATAGTTGTAGGGGAATTATCTCAGGTTTTAATTAATATTTTCAATAATGCAAAAGATGTATTAGATGAGAAAGAGATAAAAGATAAATGGGTTAAAATCAGTATTAAAAAGAGTGAAAAAGTTGTAACTATTTATATTGAAGATAATGCAGGAGGAATAAAAGATGATGTCCTTCCTAAGATTTTCGATCCATATTTTACAACTAAACACCAAAGCCAGGGTACGGGAATTGGTTTATATATGAGTGCTCAGATAGTAGAAAAACATTTGCATGGTAGTTTATATGCAAAAAATAGTGATAACGGAGCTGTTTTTGTAATCGAAATTCCATATAATAACTAA